The following proteins come from a genomic window of Sorghum bicolor cultivar BTx623 chromosome 3, Sorghum_bicolor_NCBIv3, whole genome shotgun sequence:
- the LOC8060113 gene encoding probable glucuronosyltransferase Os03g0107900 → MRHHQACSRAHQVGALLLVAATFLLTRLFDRLLLDTSSSAAINPGRPSSPADLRIYVYAEDEIQGLRALLRGRDGTITAATCLKGQWGTQVKIHQFLLKSRFRTFNKDQANLFFVPSYVKCVRMTGALSDKEINQTYVKVLSQMPYFRRSGGRDHIFVFPSGAGAHLFRSWATFLNRSIILTPEGDRTDKRGTSAFNTWKDIIIPGNVDDSMVKSDARAVQPIPLTKRKYLANFLGRAQGKAGRLQLVELAKQYPDKLESPVLKLSGPNKLGRIEYFKHLRNAKFCLAPRGESSWTLRFYESFFVECVPVILSDEVELPFQNVIDYGEISIKWPSSRIGPELLEYLESISDERIEEMIGHGRQMRCLWVYAADTEPCSAMSGILTELQKKVRRFHQSPETFWLHNRSIVNRDLIEFHSWRTPVPLP, encoded by the exons ATGCGGCACCACCAAGCCTGCAGCCGCGCTCACCAGGTGGGCGCTCTGCTCCTCGTCGCTGCCACCTTCCTCCTCACCCGCCTCTTCGACCGCCTCCTCCTCGACACATCTTCCTCCGCCGCCATAAACCCCGGCAGGCCCTCCTCTCCCGCTGACCTCCGCATCTACGTCTACGCTGAGGACGAGATCCAGGGCCTTCGCGCTCTGCTCCGGGGACGCGACGGCACCATCACCGCCGCCACATGCCTCAAGGGCCAATGGGGCACCCAG GTCAAGATCCACCAGTTTCTTCTAAAGTCAAGGTTCAGGACATTCAACAAGGATCAAGCAAATCTCTTCTTTGTTCCAAGCTATGTCAAGTGTGTTCGCATGACAGGGGCACTAAGTGACAAGGAAATCAATCAGACCTATGTCAAG GTTCTGAGTCAGATGCCATATTTCCGTAGATCAGGTGGGCGTGACCACATTTTTGTCTTCCCAAG TGGTGCAGGAGCTCATCTGTTTCGCTCGTGGGCAACATTTCTGAATCGATCTATTATCCTTACTCCAGAG GGCGACCGGACTGATAAACGCGGTACGAGTGCATTTAATACATGGAAAGATATTATTATACCTGGGAACGTGGATGATTCTATGGTGAAGTCTGATGCTCGTGCTGTCCAACCAATCCCACTAACAAAAAGGAAGTACTTGGCCAACTTCCTTGGACGTGCCCAGGGGAAAGCAGGGCGCCTTCAACTGGTAGAGCTTGCAAAGCAGTATCCTGACAAG CTGGAATCTCCTGTACTCAAGTTATCTGGCCCCAACAAATTGGGAAGGATCGAGTACTTCAAGCACCTGAGAAATGCAAAGTTCTGCTTGGCTCCACGTGGAGAGTCATCTTGGACACTTCGGTTCTATGAGTCCTTCTTTGTG GAATGTGTGCCGGTGATTTTGTCAGATGAAGTTGAGCTTCCTTTCCAGAATGTGATCGACTACGGTGAAATCTCGATAAAGTGGCCATCGTCCAGGATTGGACCTGAACTCCTTGAGTACCTTGAATCAATATCAG ATGAAAGGATCGAGGAAATGATTGGTCATGGGCGTCAGATGAGATGCTTGTGGGTGTATGCAGCTGATACTGAGCCGTGCTCTGCCATGAGCGGTATCCTGACAGAGCTGCAGAAGAAAGTTCGGCGGTTCCATCAATCGCCTGAAACGTTCTGGCTGCACAACAGATCGATTGTGAATAGGGATCTGATTGAGTTCCACAGCTGGAGGACGCCTGTTCCGTTGCCATGA